A genomic window from Treponema maltophilum ATCC 51939 includes:
- a CDS encoding dipeptide/oligopeptide/nickel ABC transporter ATP-binding protein — translation MLEVKHISMHYRLRGRDGGSVQALDDISLTVKDGETVALMGESGSGKSTLVRLICAFEKPTAGSVFWDGTDIFALARKRTLYKTVQPVFQDNLNCFDPRQKIKKSLFEPLRNYYRLSEKECAEKLLPLLTAANIPEYLLEKYPHELSGGQQKRICIIRALSVAPKLVILDEATAGLDPTVMLHILELLKRLQTETGCAYLFITHDFSAASFMTETIVSIKAGKIPA, via the coding sequence ATGCTTGAAGTAAAACATATAAGTATGCATTATCGGTTACGCGGCCGAGACGGAGGTTCGGTACAAGCGCTCGACGATATTTCATTAACGGTTAAAGACGGGGAAACGGTCGCCCTGATGGGAGAAAGCGGCAGCGGGAAAAGTACGCTGGTGCGTTTAATCTGCGCCTTTGAAAAACCGACGGCCGGCAGCGTTTTTTGGGACGGAACGGATATTTTCGCGCTCGCACGTAAAAGGACTTTGTATAAAACCGTTCAGCCGGTTTTTCAGGATAACTTAAATTGCTTTGATCCGCGGCAAAAAATAAAAAAAAGCCTTTTCGAACCGCTGCGGAATTATTACCGGCTGTCCGAAAAAGAATGCGCGGAAAAATTGCTTCCGCTTTTGACTGCGGCGAATATTCCCGAATATCTTTTGGAAAAATATCCGCATGAATTATCGGGCGGACAGCAAAAACGGATATGTATTATCCGCGCGCTGTCCGTCGCTCCGAAACTGGTTATCTTGGACGAAGCGACCGCCGGGCTTGACCCGACGGTTATGCTTCATATTCTTGAGTTGTTAAAGCGGCTGCAAACCGAAACCGGATGCGCGTATTTGTTTATCACGCACGATTTCAGCGCAGCTTCTTTTATGACCGAAACAATTGTTTCAATAAAAGCCGGAAAAATACCGGCGTAA
- a CDS encoding ABC transporter substrate-binding protein, giving the protein MVIRKMRYIAVLFAVLVLIALSGCKNASSKTGASDLVVGDSVAFASYDPYGIMDGLGFTHYSELVYETLVRFEDGKVKPALAETWEHDEHTWTFHLRRGVAFTDGTPFNAQAVKTNIEKIREFVGEYLGYYGAVSRISEVDAPDEYTVRFYYEKPYYTVLQELSALAFGMLSPKMFENGNNPYGSVLSDTAGTGPYELKAAHCTEGQTYRFTKNPSWYGENRGPDSFTVKIIPDEDSRMLALKAGEIDVLFGSYQITYDMLNQIANDEALSVKFSDRTYITRNLLLNASSPLTKDKRLRTAIEHAIDKNEIINTVLYGKEVKADTLFTRDTPNCDIELTPYEYDKDLAAALLDQAGWTDMNAQGIRMRNGTPLRLRAIYQSSKPLDEQILTAVKGQLADIGIDLVLQGYETMTWFETGMDGAFEISVNDTYGFPQDPQVFLTAMVDDGLDKTSQQGLAQKAQIDACIADMMSTVNEDAIREDYRYILTTLHDEAVNVPLSYAKEMIVYNSKKVKDFSFADDSFSFDVARILIK; this is encoded by the coding sequence ATGGTTATAAGAAAAATGCGGTATATCGCAGTGTTATTCGCGGTACTGGTACTGATTGCCCTTTCGGGATGCAAAAATGCGTCGTCAAAAACCGGCGCGAGCGATCTTGTCGTGGGCGATTCCGTCGCTTTTGCCAGCTATGATCCATACGGAATAATGGACGGACTCGGTTTTACCCATTATTCCGAATTGGTGTATGAAACGCTTGTCCGGTTTGAGGATGGAAAAGTCAAGCCGGCTCTTGCCGAAACATGGGAACACGACGAACACACGTGGACCTTTCATCTGCGCCGCGGAGTTGCGTTTACGGACGGCACGCCGTTCAACGCGCAAGCCGTAAAGACAAATATCGAAAAGATACGGGAATTTGTCGGAGAATACTTGGGCTATTACGGAGCCGTTTCACGCATAAGCGAAGTGGATGCTCCGGATGAATATACCGTCCGTTTTTATTATGAAAAACCGTACTATACCGTTTTACAGGAACTGAGCGCATTGGCCTTCGGCATGCTTTCTCCCAAAATGTTTGAAAACGGCAACAACCCCTACGGTTCCGTTCTTTCGGATACGGCGGGAACCGGCCCGTATGAACTTAAGGCGGCACATTGCACGGAAGGACAAACCTATCGTTTTACGAAAAATCCGTCGTGGTACGGCGAAAATCGGGGACCCGATTCTTTTACCGTAAAAATCATACCGGATGAAGACAGCCGCATGCTCGCGCTCAAAGCCGGCGAAATCGATGTACTGTTCGGCTCGTATCAAATCACCTACGATATGCTGAATCAGATCGCAAACGATGAGGCGCTTTCCGTGAAATTTTCCGACAGAACGTATATTACGAGGAATCTGTTGCTGAATGCGTCTTCGCCTCTTACAAAAGACAAGCGGCTGCGCACGGCGATTGAACATGCGATCGATAAAAATGAAATTATCAATACCGTGTTATACGGAAAAGAAGTAAAAGCGGATACGCTGTTTACGCGCGATACGCCGAATTGCGATATCGAATTGACGCCGTATGAATACGACAAAGACTTGGCGGCTGCTTTGCTCGACCAAGCCGGATGGACCGATATGAACGCGCAGGGAATAAGAATGCGCAACGGAACGCCGCTTCGTCTGAGGGCGATTTATCAAAGTTCAAAACCGCTCGACGAACAAATACTTACGGCCGTAAAAGGGCAGCTGGCGGACATCGGCATCGACCTTGTTTTGCAGGGCTATGAAACGATGACGTGGTTCGAAACGGGTATGGACGGCGCATTCGAAATATCCGTCAATGACACTTACGGCTTTCCGCAGGATCCGCAAGTATTTTTAACCGCCATGGTCGACGACGGGCTTGATAAAACTTCTCAGCAGGGTTTGGCGCAAAAAGCGCAAATCGATGCCTGCATTGCCGACATGATGAGTACCGTAAACGAAGATGCGATACGAGAAGATTACCGTTATATTTTAACGACGCTGCACGACGAAGCCGTGAATGTGCCGCTTTCTTACGCAAAAGAAATGATTGTGTACAATTCGAAAAAAGTAAAAGATTTTTCTTTTGCCGACGACTCGTTCAGCTTTGACGTCGCACGGATTTTGATAAAATAG
- the gdhA gene encoding NADP-specific glutamate dehydrogenase, with the protein MKNAYVQRVWNQVQAKNAAEPEFLQAVREVLETLEVVAEKMPELERNAVLERCVEPDRTVIFRVPWIDDKGTVQVNRGYRIQFNGAIGPYKGGIRFHPSVNLSILKFLGFEQTFKNSLTTLPMGGAKGGADFDPHGKSDGEVMRFCQSFMTELYRHIGPDTDVPAGDIGVGAREIGYMFGQYKRIRNEFTGVLTGKGRSYGGSLIRPEATGYGLVYFASNMLAVKNKTLKGLRCAVSGSGNVAQFAVQKLIQCGAKPLTMSDSSGFIYDKDGIDAEKLAFIQDLKNVKRGRISEYVKAYPNAEYTAGKRPWAVSVDCAFPCATQNELSVDDARSLVANGVQLVAEGANMPSTPDAVAVFQKEGVLFAPGKAANAGGVSVSGLEMSQNSMRYSWSREEVDAKLNGIMKDIHDNAYGAAERFGMKGNYVAGANIAGFLKVAEAMIAHGVV; encoded by the coding sequence ATGAAAAACGCATATGTTCAAAGAGTATGGAATCAAGTGCAGGCGAAAAATGCGGCCGAGCCGGAATTTTTGCAAGCGGTTCGCGAAGTGCTTGAAACGCTGGAAGTCGTTGCCGAAAAGATGCCGGAACTCGAACGGAACGCTGTTTTGGAGCGCTGTGTCGAACCCGACCGCACCGTTATATTCCGTGTTCCGTGGATCGACGACAAGGGCACGGTTCAAGTGAACCGGGGCTACCGCATTCAGTTTAACGGAGCGATCGGCCCGTATAAAGGCGGCATCCGCTTTCATCCGTCCGTCAATTTGAGCATATTGAAGTTTTTGGGCTTCGAACAGACTTTTAAAAACAGCTTGACGACGCTGCCCATGGGCGGCGCAAAGGGCGGTGCCGATTTTGATCCTCACGGGAAAAGCGACGGCGAAGTTATGCGTTTTTGCCAATCGTTTATGACCGAACTGTACCGCCATATCGGCCCCGACACGGATGTGCCGGCAGGCGATATCGGGGTGGGCGCCCGCGAAATCGGCTATATGTTCGGCCAATACAAGCGCATACGCAACGAATTTACGGGCGTGCTTACCGGAAAGGGGCGCTCGTACGGCGGCTCGCTCATCCGTCCCGAAGCAACCGGCTACGGCTTGGTTTACTTTGCCTCGAATATGCTCGCCGTCAAAAACAAAACGCTTAAAGGCTTGCGCTGTGCCGTTTCGGGAAGCGGCAACGTTGCGCAGTTTGCCGTGCAAAAGCTTATTCAGTGCGGGGCAAAACCGCTTACGATGTCCGATTCTTCGGGCTTTATTTACGATAAAGACGGCATAGACGCCGAAAAGCTTGCGTTTATACAGGACCTTAAAAACGTTAAGCGCGGCCGCATAAGCGAATATGTTAAAGCATACCCGAATGCCGAATATACTGCAGGAAAGCGTCCGTGGGCGGTAAGCGTCGATTGCGCTTTCCCGTGCGCGACGCAAAACGAATTGTCGGTCGACGATGCGCGTTCCCTTGTCGCAAACGGTGTGCAGCTGGTTGCCGAAGGCGCCAATATGCCGAGTACGCCTGATGCCGTTGCCGTTTTCCAAAAGGAAGGCGTGTTGTTTGCACCGGGCAAAGCGGCCAATGCCGGCGGCGTTTCCGTATCGGGTCTTGAAATGAGTCAGAATTCCATGCGCTATTCGTGGTCGCGGGAAGAAGTCGACGCAAAATTGAACGGCATTATGAAAGACATTCACGATAATGCTTACGGCGCCGCCGAACGTTTCGGCATGAAAGGCAATTACGTTGCCGGCGCCAATATTGCCGGCTTTTTGAAAGTCGCCGAAGCGATGATCGCTCACGGTGTCGTATAG
- a CDS encoding 1-acyl-sn-glycerol-3-phosphate acyltransferase yields the protein MDPMPLAQRYAHMFADLKRLAKAADKIDNTNVYQEANKATRRFMDAMLAENLLEGSHLENLHNFEAFFRAIQEGKRGLLLVEHFSNMDLPALCYLLEHCGKDFGPALSERIVAIAGMKLNEANPMVKAWAEAFTRIVVYPSRSLAAIEDPVEFEKESAKSRAINMAAMRALDKCKKQGKAVLVFPSGTRYRPGQPETREGLREIDSYLRLFDVMILVSTNGSCLRISPDNPEDMLADLVYEDVVIMTASPVIACRQFRDEAMAEAPADMEDKKNFVVQKIMRMLKEQHDAHQDEYLRLYKKVTGKDSDYYV from the coding sequence ATGGATCCGATGCCGCTTGCACAGCGCTACGCACACATGTTTGCCGATTTAAAACGCTTGGCTAAAGCCGCCGATAAAATCGATAATACGAATGTTTACCAGGAAGCGAATAAGGCGACCCGCCGGTTTATGGATGCGATGCTTGCGGAAAATCTGCTCGAAGGTTCGCATCTTGAAAATCTGCATAATTTTGAAGCGTTTTTCCGCGCCATACAGGAAGGCAAGCGCGGACTTTTGCTCGTCGAGCATTTCAGCAATATGGATTTGCCGGCTTTGTGTTATTTGCTCGAACATTGCGGAAAAGACTTCGGGCCGGCTTTGTCCGAACGGATTGTCGCGATCGCCGGCATGAAGCTGAACGAAGCGAACCCGATGGTAAAAGCATGGGCCGAAGCGTTTACGCGAATCGTCGTGTATCCGAGCCGAAGCCTTGCCGCTATAGAAGATCCGGTCGAGTTTGAAAAAGAAAGCGCCAAAAGCCGCGCGATAAACATGGCCGCAATGCGCGCGCTCGATAAATGCAAAAAGCAGGGAAAGGCGGTTCTCGTATTTCCCAGCGGCACCCGCTATCGGCCCGGTCAGCCTGAAACGCGCGAAGGTTTGCGCGAAATCGATTCGTATCTGCGGCTCTTCGATGTGATGATTTTGGTGTCGACGAACGGCAGCTGCCTCAGAATAAGTCCCGACAACCCCGAAGATATGCTTGCCGACCTTGTGTACGAAGATGTCGTCATCATGACCGCGAGTCCCGTTATCGCTTGCAGGCAGTTCCGCGATGAAGCTATGGCCGAAGCCCCCGCCGACATGGAAGACAAAAAGAATTTTGTCGTGCAAAAAATCATGCGTATGTTAAAAGAGCAGCACGACGCTCACCAAGACGAATATCTTCGGCTGTACAAAAAGGTAACGGGAAAAGACTCGGACTATTACGTTTAA
- the hisD gene encoding histidinol dehydrogenase, with protein MTLIKADALDQSFFAPRTFASDVRSAVQHILDEVKQNGDAALHEFAKKFDRADPDSFEIPYADLKECENNLRKNKTSVYDALCRSRDLALKFAYKQKECFTDFEIELTDGLFTGQKNIPVERAGLYVPAGSFPLLSSVVMTSSPAKAAGCKEIILCTPPKAGSKTGRSEKRTPWADEGILAAASICSVGRVFAVGGAQAIAAMAYGTQSIPRCDVIAGPGNKYVAEAKRLITGDAGIDLVAGPTEVFIIADKDAKAEWVAADLLAQAEHDADAQAVLATPSKTFAEKVNKELEKRLALLPTAPTAAESIKRHGLIIITDSLEQAADIANRKAPEHLELALNEGKKRDEIAALLHNYGSLFIGCFAAEVLGDYAAGLNHTLPTSGSARFTGGLSVRHFLKTATTLRAAENKAELPKGVKDSFKAAFELGKAEGLYAHARAADVRLQS; from the coding sequence ATGACCCTTATAAAAGCGGACGCGCTCGATCAGTCTTTTTTCGCGCCGCGGACATTTGCGTCCGACGTACGCTCTGCCGTTCAGCACATACTCGATGAAGTAAAACAAAACGGAGACGCGGCGCTTCATGAATTTGCAAAAAAATTCGACCGCGCCGATCCGGACAGCTTTGAGATTCCCTACGCCGATTTAAAAGAATGCGAAAACAATTTGCGTAAAAATAAAACGTCCGTATACGACGCCCTGTGCCGTTCGCGCGATTTGGCGCTAAAGTTCGCATATAAGCAAAAGGAATGTTTTACCGATTTTGAAATCGAATTGACGGACGGACTTTTTACCGGTCAAAAAAACATTCCCGTCGAACGTGCGGGCCTCTATGTTCCCGCCGGAAGTTTTCCGCTTTTGTCTTCGGTCGTTATGACTTCAAGCCCCGCAAAGGCGGCAGGCTGCAAAGAAATCATTTTATGTACGCCCCCTAAAGCTGGATCGAAAACGGGCCGCAGCGAAAAACGGACACCATGGGCCGACGAAGGTATTTTGGCTGCGGCTTCCATCTGTTCGGTAGGCCGCGTATTTGCCGTCGGAGGCGCACAGGCAATAGCCGCCATGGCCTACGGCACTCAAAGCATTCCCCGCTGCGACGTTATCGCAGGACCGGGCAACAAATACGTTGCCGAAGCAAAACGCCTCATCACGGGCGATGCGGGCATCGACCTTGTCGCGGGCCCCACCGAAGTTTTTATCATCGCCGACAAAGATGCAAAGGCCGAATGGGTCGCCGCCGATTTACTTGCACAAGCCGAACACGATGCGGACGCGCAGGCGGTTTTGGCAACGCCTTCGAAAACCTTTGCAGAAAAAGTAAACAAAGAGCTTGAAAAGCGGCTTGCCCTGCTCCCGACGGCGCCAACCGCAGCCGAAAGCATTAAGCGGCACGGACTCATTATTATAACCGACTCGCTCGAGCAAGCCGCCGACATTGCAAACCGCAAAGCGCCGGAACACTTGGAACTCGCACTGAACGAAGGCAAAAAGCGCGACGAGATTGCCGCCCTTTTGCACAATTACGGCTCGCTTTTTATCGGCTGCTTTGCCGCCGAAGTGCTCGGCGACTACGCCGCAGGCTTAAATCACACGCTGCCCACTTCAGGCTCGGCGCGTTTTACCGGCGGTCTTTCGGTCAGGCATTTTTTAAAAACGGCAACGACGCTGCGCGCGGCGGAAAACAAAGCGGAACTTCCGAAAGGCGTGAAAGATTCGTTTAAAGCGGCATTTGAATTGGGAAAGGCCGAAGGCTTGTATGCGCATGCCCGTGCGGCGGATGTACGCCTGCAATCGTAA
- the hisIE gene encoding bifunctional phosphoribosyl-AMP cyclohydrolase/phosphoribosyl-ATP diphosphatase HisIE, with protein sequence MVISSIDLKGGKVVQLKNGKEPVLSRTDADSLAAEFNIYGETAVIDLDAALTHTDEGPLKGQTPNSALLARLLRKGNMRAGGGIRTVKRAKELISLGAEKVIIGSAAFAGGGESRKSDTGTQSVLNTNFLDELVKAIGKQRIIIAVDARDGIISVKGWTQSSGIPLLDGARAAEKYAGELLFTCVEKEGCMGGTDMEAVRSLRQAVRCRLTAAGGVSTVREVEELEKLGVDVQLGMALYTGAVKLKDCFIACLNWDKAEKHTGGLIPVIAQSTAGEVLMTGFANRAALEKTFDTKKLTFWSRSRNCLWTKGETSGNTLSVVKMRADCDRDTVLAVVEPAGPVCHTGSWTCFSSEAGAKSNLERLENIIAERFAHPTPGSYTATLDDKRVREKIAEESQELIEANGKDEVVWEAADLMYFIGVLLHRENVRWQDVYDELDRRHKK encoded by the coding sequence ATGGTTATTTCATCGATTGACTTAAAAGGCGGAAAGGTCGTTCAACTTAAAAACGGGAAAGAGCCGGTGCTTTCGCGCACCGACGCCGATTCTTTGGCCGCCGAATTCAATATATACGGCGAAACGGCCGTTATCGACTTGGACGCCGCCTTAACCCATACGGACGAAGGCCCGCTTAAAGGACAAACGCCCAATTCCGCGCTGCTTGCACGCCTTTTGCGCAAGGGCAATATGCGCGCAGGAGGCGGCATCCGCACCGTAAAACGCGCAAAAGAATTGATTTCTTTGGGCGCCGAAAAGGTTATCATAGGTTCGGCAGCCTTCGCCGGAGGGGGCGAAAGCCGCAAGAGTGATACCGGTACGCAATCGGTTTTAAACACGAATTTTTTGGATGAACTGGTTAAAGCTATAGGCAAACAGCGTATTATCATCGCAGTCGACGCGCGCGACGGCATCATCAGCGTAAAAGGCTGGACGCAATCGAGCGGCATTCCGCTTTTGGACGGAGCCCGCGCGGCCGAAAAATATGCGGGCGAACTGCTTTTTACCTGCGTCGAAAAAGAAGGCTGCATGGGCGGAACCGATATGGAAGCCGTGCGGTCGCTGCGGCAGGCCGTCCGGTGTCGGCTGACGGCTGCAGGCGGCGTCAGCACCGTGCGGGAAGTCGAAGAACTTGAAAAACTGGGCGTCGACGTTCAGCTCGGCATGGCGCTCTATACGGGCGCGGTCAAACTGAAAGATTGCTTTATCGCCTGCCTGAATTGGGACAAAGCCGAAAAACACACGGGCGGTCTTATTCCCGTTATCGCGCAAAGTACGGCAGGCGAAGTGCTTATGACCGGCTTTGCAAACCGCGCCGCGCTCGAAAAAACATTCGACACCAAAAAACTCACCTTTTGGAGCCGCAGCCGCAACTGCCTGTGGACAAAGGGCGAAACGTCGGGTAATACGCTGTCGGTTGTAAAAATGCGGGCGGACTGCGACCGCGATACGGTACTTGCCGTCGTCGAACCTGCCGGCCCCGTCTGCCACACGGGAAGCTGGACTTGCTTTTCGTCGGAAGCCGGCGCGAAATCGAATTTGGAACGCCTCGAAAACATCATCGCCGAACGTTTTGCGCACCCGACGCCGGGTTCGTATACGGCAACGCTCGACGACAAACGCGTGCGCGAAAAGATTGCCGAAGAATCGCAGGAACTTATCGAAGCGAACGGAAAAGACGAAGTCGTGTGGGAAGCCGCCGACCTTATGTATTTTATCGGCGTACTGCTGCACCGCGAAAACGTGCGCTGGCAGGATGTTTACGACGAACTTGACCGGAGGCATAAAAAATGA
- a CDS encoding bile acid:sodium symporter family protein — protein sequence MKFLEKLSDFFGKWMALIVIAVAALALFAPQTCLWIKTSWINWLLGIVMFGMGLTLKVSDFKVVFSRPKDIIIGFIAQFTLMPLIAFALTKAFSLPTEIAVGVILVGTCPGGTSSNVMTYLSKGDVPLSVGMTAVSTLFAPLMTPLLTLLYAGQRVDVNAVAMFLSIVKVVLVPITLGLVCNYFFEKATREIVRILPLISTIAIIMIIASVVSANSARLKTVGLIVVLVVILHNLLGYAAGYGVGKLLRLNTTKCRALSIEVGMQNSGLATSLAATHFAQYPLATIPGAVFSVWHNISGAVYANFLASRHPDRNAAK from the coding sequence ATGAAATTTCTTGAAAAGCTGAGCGATTTTTTCGGTAAGTGGATGGCGCTCATCGTCATCGCGGTTGCCGCGCTCGCGCTCTTTGCACCGCAAACTTGTCTGTGGATTAAAACGAGCTGGATAAATTGGCTGCTCGGCATTGTCATGTTCGGCATGGGGCTTACGCTCAAGGTGAGCGATTTTAAAGTCGTGTTCAGCCGGCCGAAAGATATCATCATCGGTTTTATCGCGCAGTTTACGCTCATGCCGCTTATCGCGTTCGCTTTGACAAAAGCATTCAGTCTGCCGACGGAAATCGCCGTCGGCGTTATCCTCGTCGGCACTTGTCCCGGCGGCACGTCGTCGAACGTCATGACCTATCTTTCCAAAGGAGACGTTCCGCTGTCGGTCGGCATGACCGCGGTATCGACGCTGTTCGCGCCGCTTATGACGCCGCTTTTGACGCTCCTGTATGCCGGACAGCGTGTCGATGTCAATGCCGTCGCGATGTTTTTATCGATTGTAAAAGTCGTGCTCGTGCCGATTACGCTCGGTTTAGTGTGCAATTATTTTTTCGAAAAAGCGACGCGCGAGATCGTGCGTATCCTTCCGCTTATTTCGACGATCGCGATCATCATGATTATTGCGAGCGTCGTATCCGCGAATTCCGCGCGGCTTAAAACGGTCGGCCTTATCGTCGTGCTTGTCGTTATCCTTCACAATCTGCTCGGCTACGCGGCGGGATACGGTGTCGGAAAATTACTGCGTCTCAACACGACCAAATGCCGTGCCCTTTCAATCGAAGTCGGTATGCAGAATTCGGGACTTGCAACATCGCTTGCCGCGACGCACTTTGCGCAGTATCCGCTTGCGACGATTCCGGGTGCCGTGTTCAGCGTGTGGCATAATATTTCGGGCGCCGTGTATGCGAACTTCCTCGCAAGCCGTCATCCCGATCGCAACGCGGCTAAGTAA
- the pflB gene encoding formate C-acetyltransferase → MNINSDYFKDFNGEYWRTEIDVRDFIQHNYTPYTGDDTFLQPPTKRTLAVWDKLKEMFKEETKRGVYDAEVKIPQGIDAYGPGYISKENEVIVGLQTDAPLKRGIYPKGGWRMVEKSLEAYGFTPDPVTKEIFTKYRKTHNDGVFSAYTEDMRAVRKSGIITGLPDAYGRGRIIGDYRRIALYGVDALIEERKQALDQLDVYELSESDIRYREEISEQIKSLEAFVRMCASYGFDVRRPAQNAREAVQWLYFGFLAATKDQDGAAMSLGRTSTFLDIFIEKDIADGKLTESEAQELIDQFIIKLRIIRFLRTPEYNELFSGDPTWVTESLGGMGVDGRTLVTKTSFRYLHTLYNLGPAPEPNMTVLWSNHAPENWNKFCARVSIETSSIQYENDDLMRPEFGDDYGIACCVSPMKIGKQMQLFGARANLPKCLLYAINGGRDEKSGAQVAPAFKPITSEYLDYCEVMDRFEQMMKWLAGVYMNALKVIHYMHDKYSYESFELALHDADVERIQATGIAGLAIVADSLAAIKNAKVKVIRNEDGLAVDFKREGSYVPYGNDNDETDQLAVMVARKFMNYLRRHETYRHAKATQSVLTITSNVVYGKKTGATPCGRCAYEPFSPGANPMNGRDTNGAIAALSSVAKLPFEDIGDGISYTFAIAPNALGKQENIRVDNLTNLLKGYFEPDGGQHLNVNVFDRKLLEDAMANPEKYPQLTIRVSGYAVNFVKLTKEQQLDVLSRTINQSM, encoded by the coding sequence GTGAATATTAACTCGGACTATTTTAAGGATTTTAACGGCGAATATTGGCGCACGGAAATCGATGTGCGCGACTTTATTCAGCACAATTATACACCGTACACGGGAGACGATACCTTTTTGCAGCCGCCTACAAAGCGGACGCTTGCCGTATGGGACAAGCTTAAAGAAATGTTCAAAGAGGAAACGAAACGAGGCGTGTACGATGCGGAAGTAAAAATACCGCAAGGCATAGACGCCTACGGGCCCGGCTATATTTCGAAAGAAAACGAAGTTATCGTCGGACTGCAGACGGACGCCCCGCTTAAGCGCGGTATTTATCCTAAGGGCGGCTGGCGCATGGTCGAAAAATCGCTGGAAGCCTACGGTTTTACGCCCGATCCGGTAACGAAGGAGATCTTTACCAAGTACCGCAAAACGCACAACGACGGCGTTTTTTCGGCTTATACCGAAGACATGCGGGCCGTCAGAAAATCGGGTATTATTACGGGGCTTCCCGATGCCTACGGACGCGGCCGTATTATCGGCGATTACCGCAGAATAGCGCTGTACGGCGTAGATGCGCTTATCGAAGAGCGCAAGCAGGCGCTCGACCAGTTGGACGTGTACGAACTTTCCGAATCGGATATCCGTTACCGTGAAGAAATCAGCGAACAGATAAAATCGCTTGAAGCATTTGTACGCATGTGCGCGAGCTACGGTTTTGACGTACGCCGCCCCGCCCAAAATGCGCGCGAAGCGGTGCAGTGGCTGTATTTCGGCTTTCTTGCGGCGACAAAAGACCAGGACGGTGCGGCGATGTCTTTGGGACGTACCTCCACGTTCCTGGATATCTTTATCGAAAAAGACATTGCCGACGGAAAACTGACCGAAAGCGAAGCGCAGGAATTAATCGACCAGTTCATCATCAAACTGCGCATTATCCGCTTTTTGCGCACGCCCGAATACAACGAGCTTTTTTCGGGAGATCCCACTTGGGTTACCGAATCCCTTGGCGGCATGGGCGTAGACGGCAGAACGCTTGTTACGAAAACGTCGTTCCGCTATTTGCACACGCTGTATAACTTGGGGCCGGCGCCCGAACCGAACATGACCGTGCTTTGGTCGAACCATGCGCCTGAAAATTGGAATAAATTCTGCGCGCGCGTTTCAATCGAAACCTCTTCGATTCAATACGAAAACGACGATTTGATGCGCCCCGAATTCGGAGATGACTACGGTATCGCGTGCTGCGTTTCGCCGATGAAAATCGGCAAGCAAATGCAGCTTTTCGGCGCACGCGCCAACTTGCCCAAGTGTTTGCTCTACGCTATCAACGGCGGACGCGACGAAAAATCGGGTGCGCAGGTTGCGCCGGCATTTAAACCGATCACGTCCGAATATCTTGACTACTGCGAAGTTATGGATCGCTTTGAGCAAATGATGAAATGGCTTGCCGGCGTGTACATGAACGCGCTCAAAGTCATTCACTACATGCACGACAAATATTCGTACGAGTCTTTTGAATTGGCGCTGCACGATGCGGATGTCGAGCGCATTCAGGCGACCGGTATTGCGGGCTTGGCGATCGTTGCCGACTCTCTTGCCGCAATTAAAAACGCGAAAGTAAAGGTTATCAGAAACGAAGACGGCCTTGCCGTGGATTTTAAGCGCGAAGGCAGCTATGTTCCGTACGGAAACGACAACGACGAAACCGACCAGCTTGCGGTTATGGTTGCGCGCAAATTTATGAATTATTTGCGCCGCCACGAAACCTACCGCCACGCAAAAGCGACGCAGTCGGTACTGACGATTACGTCGAACGTCGTGTACGGCAAAAAAACGGGCGCCACTCCGTGCGGGCGCTGCGCATACGAGCCGTTTTCGCCCGGTGCCAACCCGATGAACGGACGCGATACCAACGGCGCCATTGCCGCACTTTCGTCGGTTGCAAAGCTTCCGTTTGAAGACATCGGCGACGGTATTTCGTACACCTTTGCGATTGCACCGAACGCGCTGGGCAAACAGGAAAATATCCGCGTGGACAATTTAACGAACCTGCTGAAAGGCTACTTTGAGCCGGACGGCGGCCAGCACTTAAACGTCAACGTGTTCGACCGCAAGCTTTTGGAAGACGCTATGGCCAACCCCGAAAAGTACCCGCAGCTTACGATTCGCGTTTCCGGCTACGCCGTAAACTTCGTTAAGCTGACGAAAGAACAGCAGCTCGACGTGTTGTCAAGGACTATAAACCAGTCGATGTAA